The following are from one region of the Anabas testudineus chromosome 2, fAnaTes1.2, whole genome shotgun sequence genome:
- the pomp gene encoding LOW QUALITY PROTEIN: proteasome maturation protein (The sequence of the model RefSeq protein was modified relative to this genomic sequence to represent the inferred CDS: inserted 1 base in 1 codon): MCRIESATQPDIEVXRKESGRNGITMNTRGLRSQLKDSVPVAGLCPHGAFGVQDALRSGFTSVKNELLPSHPLELSEKNFQLNQDKMNFSTLRNIQGLHAPLKLQMEYRAARQIQRLPFLQSSNLALDTLRGSDDSIGFEDILSDPAQSEVMGEPHMMVEYKLGLL; this comes from the exons ATGTGTCGTATTGAGAGCGCGACGCAACCGGATATTGAAG AGAGAAAGGAAAGTGGAAGAAACGGAATCACAATG aataCCCGAGGACTTCGCTCTCAGCTGAAAGACAGTGTACCTGTGGCTGGTTTGTGTCCACACGGAGCGTTTGGAGTCCAGGACGCTCTGCGGAGCGG CTTTACCAGTGTCAAGAATGAGCTCCTTCCCAGCCACCCACTGGAGCTGTCAGAAAAGAAC TTCCAGCTGAACCAGGACAAGATGAATTTCTCGACACTCCGAAACATCCAGGGCCTTCATGCACCACTCAAACTACAGATGGAGTACAGGGCAGCCAGACAG ATCCAGCGCCTGCCTTTCTTACAGAGCTCAAACCTAGCTCTTGACACGCTGCGAGGCAGCGACGACTCCATTGGCTTTGAGGACATCCTCAGCG ATCCCGCCCAGAGTGAAGTGATGGGTGAGCCTCACATGATGGTGGAATACAAACTTGGACTGTTGTGA